A single Drosophila ananassae strain 14024-0371.13 chromosome 3L, ASM1763931v2, whole genome shotgun sequence DNA region contains:
- the LOC6495175 gene encoding membrane-bound alkaline phosphatase: MLSSKKHLILPFVGLLALAGLALAGVEEIHNVLELTGKATQKTRFSTDVAADKYTPPEEMDPEFWYKNADAEITKRLQLPQPNAKKAKNIILFLGDGMPIATIAAARILKGQRQGKTGEESSLSFEQFPYTGLSRTYCANAQVPDSACTATAYLCGVKTNIVNIGVSAAVNFNNCTASQTPANRLTSIAEWAQDAGKSTAIVTTTTLTHASPSGAYAKTANRMWECDTDVANYGVDPSTCIDMATQLITQVPGKNFDIMFGGGMGKFLPKTIQDSHGNAGERSDGVNLLSRWQAQHDGGVLVTNRKQLLSVNTSAVSSIIGLFQSKLMNFHLDADDTYQPTLSELTEVTIKKLSQNKNGFFAFIEGGLIDYGNHYTQAGYALDEALEFEKAIQLARDITDPEETLIVVTADHGHAVSIAGYPGRGTNILGINQHDVDLNGVKYSVLNYAAGPNQYLDDAGQRIDLADILGEDEKAIFPSYISKDQGVHSGEDVGIFASGPQAHLFTGLMQQSTIPHLMAYAACIGSGQKVCDKTD, encoded by the exons ATGCTTTCCTCCAAGAAGCACCTTATCCTCCCATTCGTTGGGCTACTGGCCTTGGCCGGGTTGGCCCTTGCCGGAGTCGAGGAAATCCATAACGTGTTGGAGCTGACTGGAAAAGCAACCCAAAAGACCAGATTCTCCACAGATGTGGCTGCCGACAAGTACACTCCCCCTGAGGAAATGGATCCGGAGTTCTGGTACAAAAATGCCGATGCTGAAATTACCAAGCGCCTCCAGCTACCTCAACCCAATGCCAAGAAGGCCAAGAACATAATTTTGTTCTTGGGTGACGGTATGCCAATTGCCACCATCGCAGCCGCTCGAATCCTTAAGGGTCAGCGACAGGGAAAGACCGGCGAAGAGTCCTCGCTGAGCTTTGAGCAATTCCCCTACACCGGACTGAGCAGG ACCTACTGTGCCAATGCCCAAGTGCCAGACTCCGCCTGCACGGCCACCGCCTACCTGTGCGGCGTGAAGACCAACATTGTCAACATTGGTGTGAGTGCCGCCGTGAACTTCAACAACTGTACGGCCAGCCAGACACCGGCCAACCGCCTGACTTCCATCGCCGAGTGGGCCCAGGATGCCGGCAAGTCCACGGCCATTGTGACCACCACCACCCTGACCCACGCCAGTCCATCGGGTGCTTATGCCAAGACTGCCAACAGGATGTGGGAATGCGATACGGATGTTGCTAACTACGGAGTGGATCCCAGCACCTGCATTGACATGGCCACTCAGCTGATTACCCAGGTGCCCGGCAAGAACTTCGACATCATGTTCGGTGGTGGCATGGGAAAATTCCTGCCCAAGACTATCCAGGATAGCCACGGAAATGCCGGCGAGCGATCCGATGGCGTGAACCTCCTTTCCCGCTGGCAGGCCCAGCACGATGGAGGTGTTTTGGTCACCAACAGGAAGCAACTCCTCAGCGTCAATACCTCTGCCGTGTCCAGCATTATTGGTCTCTTCCAGTCCAAACTGATGAACTTCCACCTGGATGCCGATGACACCTACCAGCCCACCCTCTCCGAACTCACGGAGGTGACCATCAAGAAGTTGAGCCAGAACAAGAATGGATTCTTTGCCTTTATTGAag gtgGCCTCATTGATTACGGCAACCACTACACCCAGGCTGGCTACGCCCTAGACGAAGCCCTGGAGTTCGAGAAGGCCATTCAATTGGCCCGTGACATCACAGACCCCGAGGAAACCCTGATTGTGGTCACCGCCGATCACGGTCATGCCGTCAGTATTGCCGGATATCCTGGCAGAGGCACCAACATCTTGGGCATCAACCAGCACGACGTGGATCTCAACGGAGTGAAGTACTCAGTACTTAACTACGCCGCTGGTCCCAACCAGTATCTGGACGATGCTGGCCAGCGCATCGACTTGGCCGACATCCTTGGAGAAGATGAGAAGGCCATCTTCCCCAGCTATATTTCCAAGGACCAGGGCGTGCACTCAGGCGAGGATGTGGGCATCTTTGCCTCCGGTCCCCAGGCTCATCTCTTCACGGGCCTGATGCAGCAGAGCACCATTCCCCACCTGATGGCCTACGCCGCCTGCATTGGCAGTGGACAGAAGGTGTGCGACAAGACAGATTAA
- the LOC6495466 gene encoding chronophin: protein MFKRSCTLLESMPKVEVAKWLAKIDTVVFGTDDVLWKGNEPVDHAVEAFNLMKMKGKRTLIVSNNTILHSSELLKKAKKLGFNVEKEEVLTSGGLVVKYLKERGIEGKVLVCGSKGLELEVQDAGFNTDIENRDPEGNNALEHAMNTIKDPEVRVVLVGQDEQMDSRKMIVACNYLLNTEILFLATGMDNFANAGEYRIPDAYCMVQAIESVNHRKPIILGKPNPQILGDLASELKPESTLVIGNSLKSDILFANLCKFQSLLIGCENGKLTKIFKIIKEKDASKMDLVPDTFLSTLSPILGFMCTKVKTDDDKKKKS, encoded by the exons ATGTTCAAGCGGAGTTGCACCCTTTTGGAGAGCATGCCCAAGGTCGAGGTGGCCAAATGGTTGGCCAAGATAGACACCGTCGTCTTTGGAACTGATGATGTACTATGGAAAGGAAATGAGCCCGTTGACCACGCCGTTGAAGCCTTCAACTTGATGAAGATGAAGGGGAAGCGAACTTTGATAGTCTCCAACAATACCATCCTACACTCTTCGGAGTTGTTGAAAAAGGCCAAAAAATTGGGATTTAACGTTGAGAAGGAAGAGGTCCTGACATCGGGGGGCTTAGTGGTAAAATACCTGAAAGAACGCGGCATAGAGGGGAAGGTGCTTGTATGCGGCAGCAAAGGTTTGGAGCTGGAGGTACAGGACGCGGGTTTTAACACTGACATCGAAAACCGAGATCCAGAAGGAAATAATGCCCTAGAGCACGCCATGAATACCATTAAAGATCCGGAAGTTCGTGTTGTGCTGGTTGGACAGGACGAACAAATGGACTCCAGGAAAATGATCGTAGCCTGTAACTATCTTCTCAACACAGAAATTCTCTTCCTGGCCACGGGCATGGATAATTTTGCCAATGCGGGTGAATACCGGATACCTGATGCTTACTGCATGGTGCAAGCCATCGAATCTGTAAACCATCGAAAACCGATTATATTGGGCAAGCCGAACCCCCAAATATTAGGAGATTTGGCCTCCGAACTAAAACCAGAAAGTACACTCGTCATAGGAAACTC GTTGAAGTCTGACATCCTTTTTGCCAACTTGTGTAAATTTCAATCTCTACTGATTGGCTGCGAAAACGGAAAGCTAACCAAAATCTTCAAAATTATAAAGGAGAAGGATGCATCCAAAATGGATCTAGTTCCGGATACTTTTCTGTCCACCTTGTCCCCAATCCTGGGATTCATGTGCACCAAAGTTAAAACCGATGAcgataaaaagaaaaaaagctgA